From one Streptomyces mobaraensis genomic stretch:
- a CDS encoding BTAD domain-containing putative transcriptional regulator, with protein sequence MSVQMVAGLAARDEEAGFRERAAADDTAALRLRVLGPMSAQYDGVERALGPRRHRALLALLLLRLGRVVPTGVLVDDLWGYAPPRRAVATLQSYVCHLRRALDSPAGRTGPSLLHYRAPGYVLRLAPEQVDVQRFELTVAAGNRLLDRRNLPGARDVFTEALALWQGSPYEEFEEIGALADESGRLEQIRLTAVEGLAEARLALGEEAVVAAELAPEARRHPTRERLVGHLMTALSALGRQAEALRVHERTRACLAEEFGVDIGVELRRVHAAVLRQEPLERPPAPPASLAPPAPAAGPGLLLGPGAWPPEAWPAGSVPRVPGELRVATLQSISIGVIPPALRVWYQENPASQVVLTEYMNAAELQAAVTSGAADVAVGPLPDSWPHPVRLLGTEEFAIVLPPDDPAAAASGARMPFTALRDRAWVRLAPRNGLARFLDEGCAAAGFHPRTAMLTELSAAAPMLTHSGLGPALIPANMVPRHFAGRVILPDPPIRRTLAAYANGPLDAVAASFVETLAARASVGP encoded by the coding sequence ATGTCCGTGCAGATGGTGGCGGGGCTCGCGGCCCGTGACGAGGAAGCCGGTTTCCGGGAACGGGCGGCGGCGGACGACACGGCCGCGCTGCGGCTGCGGGTCCTCGGGCCGATGTCGGCCCAGTACGACGGCGTCGAACGGGCCCTCGGCCCCCGGCGCCACCGCGCGCTGCTGGCCCTGCTCCTGCTCCGGCTCGGCCGGGTCGTGCCCACGGGCGTGCTCGTCGACGACCTGTGGGGCTACGCTCCCCCGCGCCGCGCGGTGGCCACCCTGCAGTCGTACGTCTGCCATCTCCGCCGCGCCCTGGACTCTCCGGCAGGCCGCACCGGCCCGTCCCTGCTGCACTACCGCGCGCCCGGCTACGTCCTGCGGCTGGCCCCGGAACAGGTGGACGTCCAGCGCTTCGAACTGACCGTGGCCGCCGGCAACCGGCTGCTGGACCGCCGGAACCTGCCGGGCGCGCGGGACGTCTTCACGGAGGCGCTCGCCCTCTGGCAGGGCTCCCCTTACGAGGAGTTCGAGGAGATCGGCGCGCTGGCCGACGAGAGCGGACGGCTGGAGCAGATACGTCTGACGGCCGTCGAAGGACTGGCCGAGGCCCGGCTGGCGCTCGGCGAGGAGGCCGTCGTCGCCGCCGAACTCGCCCCCGAGGCACGGCGGCACCCCACCCGCGAGCGGCTGGTCGGCCATCTGATGACCGCGCTGTCCGCGCTCGGACGGCAGGCCGAGGCGCTGCGCGTGCACGAACGGACCCGGGCCTGCCTCGCCGAGGAGTTCGGGGTGGACATCGGCGTGGAGCTGCGGCGCGTCCACGCGGCCGTCCTGCGGCAGGAACCGCTGGAGAGACCGCCCGCACCACCGGCGTCCCTCGCTCCCCCGGCCCCCGCCGCCGGCCCCGGACTGCTCCTCGGCCCAGGTGCCTGGCCGCCGGAGGCGTGGCCCGCCGGCAGCGTCCCGCGCGTCCCGGGCGAACTCCGCGTCGCCACCCTCCAGTCGATCAGCATCGGCGTCATCCCGCCCGCGCTGCGCGTCTGGTACCAGGAGAACCCGGCCTCCCAGGTCGTCCTCACCGAGTACATGAACGCCGCCGAACTCCAGGCGGCCGTCACCTCGGGAGCGGCCGACGTGGCCGTCGGCCCGCTCCCCGACTCATGGCCGCACCCGGTACGCCTGCTGGGCACCGAGGAGTTCGCCATCGTCCTGCCGCCCGACGACCCGGCCGCCGCCGCTTCCGGCGCCCGGATGCCGTTCACCGCCCTGCGCGACCGCGCCTGGGTGCGGCTGGCGCCCCGCAACGGGCTCGCCCGGTTCCTCGACGAGGGCTGCGCCGCGGCCGGGTTCCATCCGCGGACGGCGATGCTCACCGAGCTGAGCGCCGCCGCCCCGATGCTCACCCACTCCGGGCTGGGACCCGCCCTCATCCCCGCGAACATGGTCCCCCGGCACTTCGCCGGCCGGGTGATCCTCCCGGATCCGCCCATCCGCCGCACCCTGGCCGCCTACGCGAACGGTCCGCTCGACGCGGTGGCCGCCTCCTTCGTGGAGACCCTCGCCGCCCGGGCCAGCGTCGGCCCGTGA
- a CDS encoding 2OG-Fe dioxygenase family protein yields MTTSEFTVDAVSEIAEIRSRYVRDRAVFVEGARMTEILSFLGASDADLERLKHVSDGLRDDPTLPFRKSRNGRFCLDPVERRARRLEFQPFVLSKEEDFVRHDSGELRVFEEVRDDLQQNTAFQALLAFKFLVIEDVAMAHRPYLDYASPQWICTLFNLRTITDARLRGEPALEGVHSDGVDHTMTTLLGSTNMTDDSAATFLHDMREANAARWHEADPGLLLGEERHRHFLDTLLLVDHERKHSVSPVIAVDPEQPATRDMLIFFTRKPAGPGHVSHAHDSLRPHPDLPMTMALPSLDALAGTAGAHALAGVDHRAG; encoded by the coding sequence GTGACAACCTCGGAATTCACCGTCGACGCCGTCTCCGAAATAGCGGAGATCAGATCCCGGTACGTACGCGACCGGGCGGTCTTCGTCGAGGGCGCGCGGATGACGGAGATCCTCAGCTTCCTGGGCGCCTCCGACGCGGACCTGGAACGGCTGAAGCACGTGAGCGACGGCCTGCGGGACGACCCCACCCTGCCGTTCCGGAAGTCGCGCAACGGCCGGTTCTGCCTCGACCCGGTCGAACGGCGGGCGCGTCGGCTGGAGTTCCAGCCGTTCGTCCTCTCCAAGGAGGAGGACTTCGTCCGGCACGACTCGGGCGAACTGCGGGTCTTCGAGGAGGTGCGCGACGACCTCCAGCAGAACACCGCCTTCCAGGCGCTGCTCGCCTTCAAGTTCCTGGTGATCGAGGACGTCGCGATGGCCCACCGCCCGTATCTCGACTACGCGTCACCGCAGTGGATCTGCACCCTGTTCAACCTGCGAACCATCACCGACGCCCGGCTCCGGGGCGAGCCGGCGCTGGAGGGTGTGCACAGCGACGGCGTGGACCACACCATGACCACCCTGCTCGGCAGCACCAATATGACCGACGACAGCGCGGCGACGTTCCTCCACGACATGCGCGAGGCCAACGCCGCCCGCTGGCACGAGGCCGACCCCGGGCTGCTGCTCGGCGAGGAGCGGCACCGCCACTTCCTCGACACCCTCCTCCTCGTCGACCACGAGCGGAAGCACAGCGTCTCGCCCGTGATCGCCGTCGACCCCGAACAGCCCGCCACCCGGGACATGCTGATCTTCTTCACCCGCAAGCCCGCCGGACCGGGGCACGTCTCGCACGCGCACGACTCGCTGCGCCCGCACCCGGACCTGCCGATGACCATGGCCCTGCCCTCGCTCGACGCCCTGGCCGGGACCGCCGGCGCGCACGCCCTGGCGGGGGTGGACCACCGTGCCGGCTGA
- a CDS encoding trans-sulfuration enzyme family protein has translation MAKESRTAIGFEEGRNDGAKWFGDLTRSRFAGPVTPHHRVLSRDISPETLAVHAGTYEDPVTGAVGTPVFQTSTFLLDDASYAAFSDGTSRDVPIYTRYGNPSQWSVQEKIAALEGSRSALVTSSGMSATASTIYALTNAGSHIVSAYDVYGGTYNLLREDMPSAGREVTFVDPCDLDAVRAAIRPETQLLFFETLTNPLLKAPSVRGLAEIAKEANALLVVDNTFLTPVNMRPLELGADVVVHSATKYLAGHSDLTAGAVVGRRKFLDRIWAQALRFGGTLEPLAAFLLERGMKTLPLRVRAQNANASEVARFLAGHERIAAVHHPELGGPRYAGLENADYGGFGGMVSFEVRGGDEAALEFMKRLRIPYVATSLGGVESLVSMPSNTSHSSLTARQRSRIGINPGLVRFSVGIENVRDLVRDLDEALGAPAEEDMR, from the coding sequence GTGGCGAAAGAGAGCCGTACGGCGATCGGCTTCGAAGAAGGCCGCAACGACGGCGCCAAGTGGTTCGGCGACCTCACCCGCTCGCGGTTCGCGGGGCCCGTCACCCCGCACCACCGGGTCCTGTCCCGTGACATCTCGCCGGAGACGCTCGCCGTGCACGCGGGGACGTACGAGGACCCGGTGACGGGCGCGGTGGGCACCCCGGTCTTCCAGACCAGCACCTTCCTGCTGGACGACGCCAGCTACGCGGCCTTCTCCGACGGGACCTCCCGCGACGTCCCCATCTACACCCGGTACGGCAACCCCTCGCAGTGGTCCGTGCAGGAGAAGATCGCCGCCCTGGAGGGCAGCCGCAGCGCGCTGGTGACGTCCTCCGGGATGAGCGCCACGGCCAGCACAATCTACGCCCTGACCAACGCGGGCAGCCACATCGTCTCGGCCTACGACGTCTACGGCGGCACCTACAACCTGCTGCGCGAGGACATGCCGTCGGCCGGCCGCGAGGTGACGTTCGTCGACCCCTGCGACCTGGACGCGGTCCGGGCGGCGATCCGTCCGGAGACCCAGCTGCTGTTCTTCGAGACGCTGACCAACCCGCTGCTGAAGGCGCCGTCGGTACGCGGTCTGGCGGAGATCGCGAAGGAGGCCAACGCCCTCCTCGTGGTGGACAACACCTTCCTCACCCCGGTCAACATGCGCCCCTTGGAGCTGGGCGCGGACGTCGTCGTGCACAGCGCCACCAAGTACCTCGCCGGGCACAGCGACCTGACCGCCGGCGCGGTCGTCGGCCGGCGGAAGTTCCTGGACCGGATCTGGGCGCAGGCGCTGCGCTTCGGCGGCACCCTGGAACCGCTCGCCGCCTTCCTCCTCGAAAGGGGAATGAAGACCCTTCCGCTGCGCGTCCGCGCGCAGAACGCCAACGCCTCGGAAGTGGCGCGTTTCCTGGCCGGGCACGAGCGCATAGCCGCCGTTCACCACCCGGAGCTCGGCGGCCCCCGCTATGCCGGCCTGGAAAACGCGGACTACGGCGGTTTCGGCGGCATGGTGAGTTTCGAGGTGCGCGGCGGTGACGAGGCCGCCCTGGAATTCATGAAGAGACTCCGGATTCCCTATGTGGCGACGAGCCTGGGCGGCGTCGAATCCCTGGTGAGCATGCCGAGCAATACCTCGCACAGTTCGCTCACCGCCCGCCAGCGGTCCCGGATCGGTATCAATCCCGGCCTGGTCCGGTTCTCGGTGGGCATCGAGAACGTCCGCGATCTGGTCCGGGACCTGGACGAGGCGCTCGGCGCACCGGCAGAGGAGGACATGCGATGA
- a CDS encoding GFA family protein, whose amino-acid sequence MPADHDAPTGSTADAAREIERVWYEGSCHCGGVAFSAAASRTLTITLCNCGICYKSGHQELMVPEERFELHRGQEFLKPYRFGNRIADHTFCAVCGIMPFYRPRSHPTGYFSVNARCLDLEAAEHIEFVEFDGRNWEASMAAGQHVLTE is encoded by the coding sequence GTGCCGGCTGATCACGACGCCCCGACCGGTTCCACGGCGGACGCCGCGCGCGAGATCGAGCGCGTCTGGTACGAGGGCTCCTGCCACTGCGGGGGCGTGGCCTTCTCCGCCGCCGCCAGCCGCACTCTCACCATCACCCTGTGCAACTGCGGCATCTGCTACAAGTCCGGGCACCAGGAACTGATGGTCCCGGAGGAGCGGTTCGAGCTGCACCGGGGACAGGAGTTCCTCAAGCCGTACCGGTTCGGCAACCGGATCGCGGACCACACCTTCTGCGCGGTCTGCGGCATCATGCCGTTCTACCGCCCCCGCTCGCACCCCACCGGGTACTTCAGCGTCAACGCGCGCTGCCTCGACCTGGAGGCCGCCGAACACATCGAGTTCGTGGAGTTCGACGGGCGGAACTGGGAGGCGAGCATGGCCGCCGGACAGCACGTCCTGACCGAATGA
- a CDS encoding AfsR/SARP family transcriptional regulator encodes MSITAGLQISVLGPLEVRAGGLPVDLGPARQRAVLAALLLTPGEAVTTERLTEAVWPRNPPSAVMTTLHSYVSNLRRKLEPSSPPRCRNRILRREASGYVLAVEPERIDVCRFEQLLRDGRRLLLEGRHQAAGHTLESCLALWRGTPYPEMCDDALGTQAAARLEELRLLALESRWEAELAQEQDYSVIAADLATLSMKFPTRERLSWLHMQALYRAGRQAEALKVYHQTRRLLADEYGVDPCPELQDLFGSILRGASAVGRARPGAML; translated from the coding sequence ATGTCCATAACTGCCGGGTTACAGATCAGCGTTCTGGGTCCGCTGGAGGTCCGGGCGGGAGGGCTGCCGGTGGATCTGGGGCCGGCCCGCCAACGCGCCGTACTGGCCGCCCTTTTGTTGACACCGGGTGAAGCGGTCACCACCGAACGGCTGACCGAGGCCGTATGGCCGCGCAACCCGCCCAGTGCCGTGATGACGACTCTGCACAGCTATGTGTCCAATCTGCGAAGGAAATTGGAACCAAGCAGTCCACCACGGTGCCGTAACCGGATTCTGCGCCGGGAGGCTTCCGGATACGTCCTCGCCGTGGAACCCGAACGCATCGATGTCTGCCGTTTCGAACAGCTGCTCCGCGACGGCCGCCGGCTCCTCCTGGAGGGCCGCCACCAGGCCGCCGGCCACACCCTGGAGTCCTGCCTGGCCCTGTGGCGCGGCACGCCCTACCCCGAGATGTGCGACGACGCACTGGGCACACAGGCCGCGGCCCGCCTGGAGGAGCTGCGGCTGCTGGCCCTGGAGAGCCGCTGGGAGGCCGAACTGGCCCAGGAGCAGGACTACTCCGTGATCGCCGCCGACCTGGCGACGCTCAGCATGAAGTTCCCGACCCGGGAGCGCCTGAGCTGGCTGCACATGCAGGCCCTCTACCGGGCGGGCCGCCAGGCGGAGGCGCTCAAGGTCTACCACCAGACGCGGCGCCTGCTGGCGGACGAGTACGGCGTCGACCCGTGCCCGGAGCTGCAGGACCTGTTCGGCTCCATCCTCCGGGGCGCCTCGGCCGTCGGACGGGCGCGCCCGGGCGCGATGCTCTAG
- a CDS encoding lysine N(6)-hydroxylase/L-ornithine N(5)-oxygenase family protein — MNPDGALRVLAVGAGPANLSLAALAEPVDGLRVTALEARDSVAWHPGLLWPDSRLQVSPVKDLVTLVDPRSRFGFLNFLHERGRLYRHLIAAADHVSRKEFDQYVTWAAQQLDVRLGERVEAVEHDGDGFAVRTGRRVHRADHVVLGVGRTPYVPDCARGVTGRRLWHAADHLHRDDRLDGRDVLLVGGGQSAAEVALDLMSGRAGLPRRLTWVTGREGFAPLDDSPFADEWFNPRYVEYFRELPAGPRAALLERQRSAGTGITRALLARVYERLYALDYLTDRPFTHDLLAGVRLTGLADADGGFRAELEDTVTGGRRALSCDTVVLATGYRTELPSCMDGLRDRMPVTDDGYAVEADYRVRWDGPDRHRIYVQGAARHTHGVADPNLSLAAWRSAVILNSLLGREHYDLKADESALGPQDRVGARP, encoded by the coding sequence ATGAACCCAGACGGCGCCCTCCGCGTCCTCGCCGTCGGCGCGGGACCGGCCAATCTGAGCCTGGCCGCCCTGGCCGAGCCGGTCGACGGCCTCCGCGTCACCGCCCTGGAGGCCCGCGATTCCGTCGCCTGGCACCCCGGCCTGCTCTGGCCCGACTCCCGGCTCCAGGTGAGCCCCGTCAAGGACCTGGTCACCCTGGTCGACCCGCGCAGCCGCTTCGGCTTCCTCAACTTCCTGCACGAGCGGGGCCGGCTGTACCGGCACCTGATCGCCGCCGCCGACCACGTCAGCCGCAAGGAGTTCGACCAGTACGTCACCTGGGCCGCCCAGCAGTTGGACGTACGGCTCGGCGAGCGGGTCGAGGCGGTGGAGCACGACGGCGACGGGTTCGCCGTCCGCACCGGCCGCCGCGTCCACCGGGCGGACCACGTCGTGCTCGGTGTCGGCCGGACCCCGTACGTCCCCGACTGCGCCCGCGGCGTCACCGGCCGCCGCCTGTGGCACGCCGCCGACCACCTCCACCGGGACGACCGGCTGGACGGCCGGGACGTGCTGCTGGTCGGCGGCGGGCAGAGCGCGGCCGAGGTGGCGCTCGACCTGATGTCCGGCCGGGCCGGGCTGCCGCGCCGGCTGACCTGGGTCACCGGGCGCGAGGGCTTCGCCCCGCTGGACGACTCGCCGTTCGCCGACGAGTGGTTCAACCCGCGCTACGTCGAGTACTTCCGCGAGCTCCCGGCCGGCCCGCGCGCCGCCCTGCTGGAGCGGCAGCGGTCCGCCGGGACCGGGATCACCCGCGCGCTGCTGGCCCGGGTGTACGAGCGGCTGTACGCGCTCGACTACCTCACCGACCGCCCGTTCACCCACGACCTGCTGGCCGGGGTGCGGCTCACCGGGCTCGCGGACGCCGACGGCGGGTTCCGCGCCGAGCTGGAGGACACCGTCACCGGCGGCCGGCGCGCCCTGTCCTGCGACACGGTCGTCCTGGCCACCGGCTACCGCACCGAACTCCCCTCCTGCATGGACGGGTTGCGCGACCGGATGCCCGTCACCGACGACGGCTACGCGGTGGAGGCCGACTACCGGGTGCGCTGGGACGGCCCCGACCGGCACCGCATCTACGTCCAGGGCGCGGCGCGCCACACCCACGGCGTCGCCGACCCCAACCTGTCGCTGGCCGCCTGGCGTTCGGCCGTGATCCTCAACAGCCTGCTGGGCCGGGAGCACTACGACCTCAAGGCGGACGAGTCGGCCCTCGGGCCCCAGGACCGCGTGGGGGCCCGCCCGTGA
- a CDS encoding NUDIX domain-containing protein produces the protein MGKPRLPLAEYVAGLPKAAVYGALFFTDTEERPLQLRSSVKQGLWQFPGGDMDPGETPFGTAVRECREETGIVFTGRPRLLAVDFAPPGPWPVAKTGFVFDGGRLGREALSRIVLDPGEHDAWEVRPMDDWARTMDSRSWRRLAAVNRARRTGTTVYLENVPDPAC, from the coding sequence GTGGGGAAACCGCGACTGCCACTCGCCGAGTACGTCGCCGGCCTGCCCAAGGCGGCCGTGTACGGGGCACTGTTCTTCACCGACACCGAGGAACGCCCGCTGCAGCTGCGGTCCTCGGTGAAACAGGGGCTGTGGCAGTTCCCGGGCGGGGACATGGACCCCGGCGAGACGCCGTTCGGCACGGCCGTGCGGGAGTGCCGGGAGGAGACGGGCATCGTCTTCACCGGCCGGCCGCGGCTGCTCGCCGTGGACTTCGCCCCGCCGGGGCCGTGGCCGGTGGCGAAGACCGGGTTCGTCTTCGACGGCGGCCGCCTCGGCCGGGAGGCGCTGTCCCGCATCGTCCTGGACCCCGGCGAGCACGACGCCTGGGAGGTGCGGCCGATGGACGACTGGGCCCGGACCATGGACAGCCGCTCCTGGCGGCGGCTCGCGGCCGTCAACCGGGCGCGGCGCACCGGCACCACGGTCTACCTGGAGAACGTCCCGGACCCCGCCTGCTGA
- a CDS encoding CAP domain-containing protein — MSTLVPGATLELPDGALTVEVTGPYDVSVLITGADGKVAGDADFLFYNQPSAPGVRLGSGRVVVDRSALRPGASRLTVVVSPEDPGARPAALPVPGLRVTGPGGRALARFAPPRPTDETVLLLAEVYRRGPGWKLRALGQGYADGLAGVARDFGVEVADEPGSPVTTATPGPGTTAPGPGSPTATATPGPAPDDARSFAALVNAERARAGVPPVAADARLAEAARRHADGMARQGRLDSEGPSGISVFQQVTACGYAYLGLAEQLVSGPRSPAGFLEFCLGDARSSGPVRDPALTAVGLARAVDGRSGDTFWTALWARPFTPDGLARTAAAVLALTNTHRTASGLRPLSPDPRLTAAAQAHSADMAARGYHSHVSPGGGRPWDRAVAAGCVHRSIGENIACGQRSPAEVVEGWMNSPGHRANILTPSFTHLGTGFAGGGPAGTYWTQLFGGAA, encoded by the coding sequence ATGAGCACGCTGGTCCCCGGAGCCACCCTGGAGCTGCCCGACGGCGCCCTGACCGTGGAGGTGACGGGCCCCTACGACGTGTCGGTGCTGATCACCGGCGCGGACGGGAAGGTGGCGGGCGACGCCGACTTCCTCTTCTACAACCAGCCGTCGGCGCCCGGCGTCCGGCTGGGTTCCGGCCGGGTCGTGGTGGACCGTTCGGCCCTCCGCCCGGGGGCGAGCCGGCTGACGGTCGTCGTGAGCCCCGAGGACCCCGGGGCCCGGCCGGCCGCGCTGCCCGTCCCGGGCCTGCGGGTCACCGGGCCGGGCGGCCGGGCCCTCGCCCGGTTCGCGCCGCCGCGGCCGACGGACGAGACGGTGCTGCTCCTCGCCGAGGTCTACCGCCGCGGTCCGGGCTGGAAGCTGCGTGCCCTGGGCCAGGGGTACGCGGACGGCCTGGCGGGCGTGGCGCGGGACTTCGGCGTCGAGGTGGCGGACGAGCCCGGCTCCCCCGTCACAACGGCCACCCCCGGTCCCGGAACGACCGCCCCCGGCCCCGGCTCCCCCACCGCGACGGCCACCCCCGGCCCCGCCCCGGACGACGCGCGCTCCTTCGCCGCCCTCGTCAACGCCGAGCGCGCCCGGGCCGGTGTGCCGCCGGTGGCGGCGGACGCGCGGCTCGCCGAGGCCGCGCGCCGGCACGCCGACGGTATGGCCCGGCAGGGCCGGCTGGACTCCGAGGGCCCGTCCGGCATCTCGGTGTTCCAGCAGGTCACGGCGTGCGGTTACGCCTACCTCGGGCTGGCGGAGCAGCTGGTGTCGGGGCCGCGGTCGCCCGCCGGGTTCCTGGAGTTCTGCCTGGGGGACGCCCGTTCGTCGGGCCCGGTGCGGGACCCCGCCCTCACGGCGGTGGGGCTGGCCCGCGCGGTGGACGGGCGCTCGGGCGACACGTTCTGGACGGCGCTGTGGGCCCGACCGTTCACACCCGACGGGCTGGCCCGCACGGCCGCCGCCGTCCTCGCCCTCACCAACACCCACCGCACCGCCTCCGGACTGCGCCCCCTCTCCCCCGATCCCCGGCTCACGGCCGCGGCCCAGGCGCACAGCGCGGACATGGCGGCGCGCGGCTACCACTCCCACGTCTCCCCGGGCGGCGGGCGGCCCTGGGACCGCGCCGTCGCGGCGGGCTGCGTCCACCGTTCCATAGGTGAGAACATCGCGTGCGGCCAGCGCTCGCCCGCCGAGGTCGTCGAGGGCTGGATGAACAGCCCCGGCCACCGCGCCAACATCCTCACCCCGTCCTTCACCCACCTGGGCACGGGCTTCGCGGGCGGCGGCCCGGCGGGCACCTACTGGACCCAGCTCTTCGGCGGCGCCGCCTGA
- a CDS encoding OsmC family protein: MRNSFNTAGFSEVVHEIRNDPAEAAFRYAAEAQSSPYRGLSAKIGPALFGTVKSARRFSVELRDVALPDGTDAPGADGPLPMHLALTGVASCALTTLVGGGSAQSVVFESADMDIAWDGGAVASRIDVGGVPDDETVAELVGQVERFSPNYTTLTRPVPVALRYGPDAAPAHAATAEGAPAAGRPAACRVRWISGTQLASMPLGQQPADELRVDAPKQLTGVDWGPNPQEYLLMGLAADVASHLGRTARELTGRATTWRVTVRGTEDVGGLLQADPSAVVQLQDMECAVPDPAGLSGAELEKVVAAAWAASEVRYLIEAAPAVRLTSHRVESCPA; this comes from the coding sequence ATGAGGAACAGCTTCAACACGGCCGGCTTCAGCGAAGTGGTCCACGAGATCCGCAACGACCCCGCCGAGGCGGCGTTCCGCTACGCGGCCGAGGCGCAGTCCTCGCCGTACCGGGGGCTGTCGGCGAAGATCGGCCCGGCGCTGTTCGGCACGGTGAAGTCCGCGCGCCGCTTCTCGGTGGAGCTCCGGGACGTCGCCCTCCCGGACGGTACGGACGCGCCCGGCGCCGACGGTCCGCTGCCGATGCACCTGGCCCTCACCGGCGTCGCCTCCTGTGCGCTGACCACGCTGGTCGGCGGCGGCAGCGCCCAGTCGGTGGTCTTCGAGAGCGCCGACATGGACATCGCCTGGGACGGCGGCGCGGTGGCGAGCCGGATCGACGTCGGCGGGGTGCCGGACGACGAGACGGTCGCCGAACTCGTCGGCCAGGTCGAGCGGTTCAGCCCCAACTACACCACCCTGACCCGCCCGGTCCCGGTCGCCCTGCGCTACGGGCCGGACGCCGCCCCGGCGCACGCCGCCACGGCGGAGGGCGCACCGGCCGCCGGCCGCCCGGCCGCGTGCCGGGTGCGCTGGATCAGCGGCACCCAGCTCGCGTCCATGCCCCTGGGCCAGCAGCCGGCCGACGAGTTGCGCGTGGACGCCCCCAAGCAGCTCACCGGCGTCGACTGGGGTCCGAACCCGCAGGAGTACCTGCTGATGGGCCTCGCCGCAGACGTCGCCTCGCACCTGGGCCGGACCGCCCGCGAGCTGACCGGGCGGGCGACGACCTGGCGGGTCACGGTCAGGGGCACGGAGGACGTCGGGGGGCTGCTCCAGGCGGACCCGTCGGCCGTCGTCCAGCTCCAGGACATGGAGTGCGCGGTCCCGGACCCGGCGGGGCTCTCCGGCGCCGAGCTGGAGAAGGTCGTCGCGGCGGCGTGGGCCGCGTCCGAGGTGCGGTACCTGATCGAGGCGGCCCCGGCCGTCCGGCTGACCTCGCACCGGGTGGAGTCGTGTCCGGCATGA
- a CDS encoding HD domain-containing protein, protein MSSLPTPDDIRALHEKYAPTPEAFELVYTHCLIVAELAERLRDEAAPEADAELVRAGALLHDIGVYELLDADGRPRHGEYVRHGVIGHELLRREGFPERLCRFCSCHTGVGLTREDIRRQGLPLPEADYVASTVEEQLVMYADKFHTKSDPPAFLSAETYAAGLARLFGPEKADVFRALRERFGEPELDGPAARYGHVRR, encoded by the coding sequence ATGTCCTCCCTGCCGACGCCCGACGACATCCGCGCCCTCCACGAGAAGTACGCGCCCACCCCCGAGGCGTTCGAGCTCGTCTACACCCACTGCCTCATCGTGGCGGAACTCGCCGAGCGGCTGCGGGACGAGGCGGCGCCGGAGGCGGACGCGGAGTTGGTGCGGGCGGGGGCGCTGCTGCACGACATCGGGGTTTACGAGCTGTTGGACGCGGACGGCCGGCCGCGGCACGGGGAGTACGTGCGGCACGGGGTGATCGGGCACGAGCTCCTGCGCCGGGAGGGGTTCCCGGAGCGGCTGTGCCGCTTCTGCTCGTGCCACACCGGCGTCGGCCTCACCCGGGAGGACATCCGCCGGCAGGGGCTGCCGCTGCCGGAGGCGGACTACGTCGCGTCGACGGTCGAGGAGCAACTGGTCATGTACGCCGACAAGTTCCACACCAAGAGCGACCCGCCGGCGTTCCTCTCCGCCGAGACCTACGCCGCCGGGCTCGCCCGGCTGTTCGGGCCGGAGAAGGCCGATGTGTTCCGGGCGCTGCGGGAGCGGTTCGGCGAGCCCGAACTCGACGGGCCCGCCGCCCGGTACGGGCATGTACGCCGCTGA